From Actinopolyspora lacussalsi, a single genomic window includes:
- a CDS encoding serine/threonine-protein kinase (product_source=KO:K08884; cath_funfam=1.10.510.10; cog=COG0515,COG2815; ko=KO:K08884; pfam=PF00069,PF03793; smart=SM00220,SM00740; superfamily=54184,56112; transmembrane_helix_parts=Inside_1_384,TMhelix_385_407,Outside_408_674), producing MSPVDPNHGADPHNGANGPLGHLLERRYRVDDVLAHGGMSTVYRGLDTRLDRPVALKVMDTRYAGDQSFTERFEREARSAARLHHPNIVSVYDQGVDRGIPGEDRLYLVMRLVEGGTLRDLLRARGSLPLSVALSVLEAVLAALSAAHHAGMVHRDIKPENVLIGRDGSVQVADFGLVRAAAGAGSTSGDVILGTVAYLAPEQVTSGAADTRSDVYAAGIVLYELLTGRPPYTGDTALSVAYRHVNDDVRPPSELVPELPPAVDELVLRFTRRDPAWRPADGAAALRELRQTRDGIGLAGVPVPVPHPGSTESSEADGPPTEQIPPVPPAAVGNGTTSDPGPRGTRALRRPTSAPTPEASETTNEFASVPDDDDSRDGSRRRSRLAAVVGVVVLLGALIAGGAWLLGGNSYVRVPELAGSSLSEAKEALRANELGADVSKSYHNTVPEDTVISAAPQGGTRIRSGDQVELRVSRGRPTVPEIESGSRVSEVQSKLRNAKLSPELDSSANRYHDSVPKGRVIGVAPEPGSRVKTSGSVTIIVSRGPAPEPVPDVKGMDRDQAFTALGEAGFDPYEAGREFAEGVANGHVVRTDPSAGSEVPMSGEPRVGVVLSSAVEVPEFRGKTVEQARQQAAEAGLTLRVDSLFGRDNGRVVRQQPSPGSTVKRGSQVKITAF from the coding sequence ATGAGCCCGGTCGATCCGAACCACGGGGCCGATCCGCACAACGGGGCCAACGGGCCGCTCGGGCACCTGTTGGAACGACGCTACCGCGTGGACGACGTGCTCGCCCACGGCGGCATGTCCACGGTTTACCGCGGACTGGACACCAGGCTGGACCGGCCGGTGGCCCTGAAGGTGATGGACACCCGCTACGCCGGTGACCAGTCGTTCACCGAACGGTTCGAGCGTGAGGCGAGGTCGGCGGCGCGCCTGCACCATCCCAACATCGTCTCCGTCTACGACCAGGGTGTGGACAGGGGGATACCGGGCGAGGACCGGCTCTACCTGGTCATGCGGCTGGTCGAGGGCGGCACGCTGCGGGACCTATTGCGTGCTCGGGGTTCACTGCCGCTGTCGGTGGCGCTGAGCGTGCTGGAGGCCGTGCTGGCCGCTCTCTCGGCGGCGCATCACGCGGGCATGGTGCACCGGGACATCAAGCCGGAGAACGTGCTGATCGGCCGCGACGGCTCGGTGCAGGTGGCCGACTTCGGACTGGTGCGAGCGGCCGCGGGCGCGGGCTCGACCAGCGGGGACGTGATTCTGGGCACCGTGGCCTATCTCGCTCCGGAGCAGGTGACCAGCGGGGCCGCGGACACCCGGTCGGACGTGTACGCGGCGGGGATCGTGCTCTACGAACTGCTGACCGGACGTCCCCCCTACACCGGTGACACGGCGCTCTCGGTGGCGTATCGACACGTCAACGACGATGTCCGCCCGCCGAGCGAACTGGTTCCCGAGCTACCGCCCGCCGTGGACGAGCTGGTGCTGCGGTTCACCCGTCGTGACCCCGCGTGGCGTCCCGCGGACGGGGCAGCCGCGCTTCGCGAGTTGCGGCAGACCCGGGACGGGATCGGGCTGGCCGGTGTTCCGGTACCGGTGCCGCACCCCGGCAGCACCGAGTCGTCCGAAGCCGACGGGCCGCCCACCGAACAGATCCCTCCGGTACCTCCCGCCGCTGTCGGCAACGGCACGACGAGCGACCCCGGGCCACGGGGAACCCGCGCCTTGCGACGCCCCACCTCCGCACCAACCCCGGAAGCCTCCGAAACCACCAACGAGTTCGCCTCGGTCCCGGACGACGACGATTCCCGGGACGGTTCCCGCCGTCGAAGCCGCCTGGCGGCCGTGGTCGGAGTCGTGGTGCTGCTGGGCGCTCTGATCGCCGGGGGTGCTTGGCTGCTGGGCGGAAACTCGTACGTGCGGGTACCGGAACTGGCCGGCTCCTCCCTCTCCGAGGCGAAGGAAGCGCTGCGCGCCAACGAGTTGGGGGCCGACGTCTCGAAGTCGTATCACAACACGGTCCCCGAAGACACCGTGATCAGTGCCGCCCCGCAGGGGGGAACCCGGATCCGCAGCGGTGACCAGGTGGAGTTGCGTGTCTCGCGGGGGCGCCCCACCGTTCCGGAGATCGAATCGGGCAGCCGGGTCAGCGAGGTGCAGAGCAAGCTCCGCAACGCGAAGTTGTCCCCGGAACTGGACTCCTCGGCCAACCGTTACCACGACAGCGTGCCGAAAGGGCGGGTGATCGGAGTCGCACCGGAACCGGGGAGCAGGGTGAAAACGAGCGGTTCGGTCACGATCATCGTCAGCAGGGGCCCCGCTCCCGAACCCGTGCCCGATGTGAAGGGCATGGACCGCGACCAGGCGTTCACCGCACTCGGCGAGGCCGGTTTCGACCCCTACGAGGCCGGGCGGGAGTTCGCCGAAGGAGTGGCGAACGGCCACGTGGTGCGGACCGACCCCTCGGCGGGCAGCGAAGTGCCGATGAGCGGTGAACCGCGGGTCGGTGTGGTGCTCTCCAGCGCGGTCGAGGTGCCCGAATTCAGGGGGAAGACCGTGGAACAGGCGCGACAGCAAGCGGCGGAGGCCGGACTGACGCTGCGGGTGGACTCGTTGTTCGGCAGGGACAACGGTCGGGTGGTGCGGCAACAACCGAGCCCGGGAAGCACCGTCAAACGCGGATCGCAGGTCAAGATCACGGCCTTCTGA
- a CDS encoding 3-deoxy-7-phosphoheptulonate synthase (product_source=KO:K01626; cog=COG3200; ko=KO:K01626; pfam=PF01474; superfamily=51569; tigrfam=TIGR01358), protein MRDGTATLGNMPVDPETAAQGAPSDGLKSWTVDVPVDTLPELPPLPADLRTRLDDALSRPAAQQPRWPDPEQVRNVRSVLESVPPVTVPSEVQQLRSNLAAVARGEAFLLQGGDCAETFADNTEPHIRAGIRTLLQMAVVLTYGASTPVVKVGRMAGQYSKPRSKDTDSLGLPAYRGDMVNSLVANEQARAHDPSRMIRAYANASATMNLSRALTNGGMAALEQVHDWNKDFVLNSPAGERYESIAAEIDRALRFMSACGVDDTSLHGVDFYSSHEALVLDYERAMLRLDTSGPEPRLFDLSGHFLWVGERTRQPEGAHIAFAELIANPIGLKIGPSTTPEQAVEYVERLDPHNEPGRLTLISRMGNDKVRDTLGPIVEKVTASGHQVIWQCDPMHGNTHESSTGYKTRHFDRVVDEVQGFFEVHHRLGTHPGGIHIEHTGEDVTECLGGAQDISDTDLAGRYETACDPRLNTQQSLELAFLIAEMLRD, encoded by the coding sequence ATGCGGGACGGAACCGCTACGCTGGGCAACATGCCCGTTGACCCCGAAACAGCAGCTCAGGGCGCGCCTTCGGACGGTCTCAAATCCTGGACCGTCGACGTGCCGGTGGACACGCTTCCCGAACTCCCGCCGCTACCGGCCGACCTGCGTACCCGTCTCGACGATGCACTGTCCCGCCCGGCAGCTCAGCAGCCGCGGTGGCCGGACCCGGAACAAGTGCGCAACGTGCGCTCGGTACTGGAGAGCGTACCGCCGGTGACCGTCCCCTCCGAGGTCCAGCAGCTGCGCAGCAATCTGGCCGCCGTGGCGCGCGGTGAAGCGTTTCTGTTGCAGGGCGGGGACTGCGCGGAGACCTTCGCGGACAACACCGAACCGCACATCCGCGCCGGTATCCGCACCTTGTTGCAGATGGCCGTGGTGCTGACCTACGGCGCGAGCACCCCGGTCGTCAAGGTCGGCCGGATGGCAGGCCAGTACTCCAAACCTCGTTCCAAGGACACCGACTCCCTCGGGCTGCCCGCTTACCGCGGCGACATGGTCAACTCGCTGGTGGCCAACGAGCAGGCCCGTGCGCACGATCCCTCCCGGATGATCCGCGCCTACGCCAACGCGAGCGCGACGATGAATCTCTCGCGCGCGCTGACCAACGGTGGTATGGCCGCGTTGGAGCAGGTGCACGACTGGAACAAGGACTTCGTCCTCAACTCCCCGGCGGGCGAGCGCTACGAATCCATCGCCGCCGAGATCGATCGTGCGCTTCGGTTCATGTCCGCCTGCGGCGTGGACGACACCAGCCTGCACGGCGTGGACTTCTACTCCAGCCACGAGGCTCTGGTGCTGGATTACGAGCGCGCGATGCTGCGGCTGGACACCAGTGGTCCGGAGCCGAGGTTGTTCGATCTCTCCGGGCACTTCCTCTGGGTGGGGGAGCGGACCCGGCAGCCGGAGGGCGCGCACATCGCCTTCGCCGAGCTGATCGCCAATCCGATCGGCCTCAAGATCGGACCGTCGACCACGCCGGAACAGGCGGTGGAGTACGTCGAACGGCTCGATCCGCACAACGAACCCGGCAGGCTCACCCTGATCAGCAGGATGGGCAATGACAAGGTCCGCGACACGCTCGGACCCATCGTCGAGAAGGTCACCGCTTCGGGACACCAGGTCATCTGGCAGTGCGACCCGATGCACGGCAACACCCACGAGTCCAGCACCGGTTACAAGACCCGTCACTTCGACCGGGTGGTCGACGAGGTGCAGGGCTTCTTCGAGGTGCATCACCGGCTGGGAACGCATCCCGGCGGCATTCACATCGAGCACACCGGTGAGGACGTCACGGAGTGCCTCGGAGGAGCGCAGGACATCTCGGACACCGACCTGGCCGGACGTTACGAGACCGCGTGCGATCCGCGGCTCAACACCCAGCAGTCGCTGGAACTGGCGTTCTTGATCGCCGAGATGCTGCGCGACTGA
- a CDS encoding 6-phosphofructokinase 1 (product_source=KO:K00850; cath_funfam=3.40.50.450; cog=COG0205; ko=KO:K00850; pfam=PF00365; superfamily=53784; tigrfam=TIGR02483) produces MSAAERIGVLTGGGDCPGLNAVIRAVTRKGIEVHGKEIVGFRSGWRGPLEGLTMPLGLEEVERILDRGGTILGSSRTNPYKEADGVARIKRTMAEQRIDALVAIGGEDTLGVANGLHEEGVPVVGVPKTIDNDLDATDYTFGFDTAVHIATEAIDRLRTTAESHHRALVVEVMGRHAGWIALHSGLAGGANVILGPEQRFSVDWVCDWVTRRFERQYAPIIVVAEGAVPEDGAEVLQGGERDAFGHVRLGGVGTWLAEEISQRTGNESRAVVLGHTQRGGTPTAYDRVLATRFGLHAMDALTERDFGSMVALRGTEIVRVPLAEATAQLKTVPLHRYTEAQALFG; encoded by the coding sequence ATGTCGGCTGCCGAACGTATCGGGGTGCTGACCGGTGGTGGGGACTGCCCCGGTCTCAATGCTGTGATCCGTGCGGTCACCCGGAAAGGGATCGAGGTGCACGGCAAGGAGATCGTCGGTTTCCGCAGCGGCTGGCGTGGACCACTGGAAGGGCTGACCATGCCGCTCGGGCTCGAGGAGGTCGAGCGGATACTGGATCGTGGTGGCACGATTCTGGGCTCCTCCCGGACCAATCCCTACAAGGAGGCCGACGGTGTCGCCCGGATAAAGCGAACCATGGCGGAGCAGCGGATCGACGCGCTCGTCGCCATCGGCGGGGAGGACACGCTGGGCGTCGCGAACGGGCTGCACGAGGAGGGCGTCCCGGTGGTGGGGGTGCCCAAGACCATCGACAACGACCTGGACGCCACCGACTACACGTTCGGGTTCGACACCGCCGTGCACATCGCCACCGAGGCCATCGACCGGCTGCGAACCACGGCCGAGTCGCACCACCGTGCGTTGGTGGTGGAGGTCATGGGAAGGCACGCGGGGTGGATAGCCCTGCACTCCGGCCTGGCCGGGGGAGCGAACGTGATCCTCGGTCCGGAGCAGCGCTTCAGCGTCGACTGGGTCTGCGACTGGGTCACCCGGCGGTTCGAGCGGCAGTACGCCCCGATCATCGTGGTCGCGGAGGGGGCTGTTCCCGAGGACGGTGCCGAGGTGCTGCAGGGGGGCGAGCGGGACGCCTTCGGACACGTGCGGCTCGGCGGTGTCGGCACCTGGCTCGCGGAGGAGATCTCGCAGCGGACCGGTAACGAGTCGCGTGCCGTGGTACTCGGCCACACCCAGCGCGGCGGGACCCCCACAGCCTACGACCGGGTGTTGGCCACCCGGTTCGGGCTGCACGCGATGGACGCGTTGACCGAGCGGGACTTCGGCTCCATGGTCGCGCTGCGCGGTACGGAGATCGTGCGTGTTCCGCTGGCGGAGGCCACCGCCCAGCTCAAGACCGTGCCGCTGCACCGCTACACCGAGGCCCAGGCGCTGTTCGGCTGA
- a CDS encoding hypothetical protein (product_source=Hypo-rule applied; pfam=PF16473; superfamily=53098), with amino-acid sequence MRFFYDCEFIEDGHTIDLVSIGVVDETGREFYAVSTEFAAERAGPWVRQHVLPQLPSPGSGAWRSRATIRDELYGFLTAHRSDIELWAWYAAYDHVALAQLWGAMPALPPKIPKFTRDLRQQWEAVGKPRLPSPPANAHDALADAKHNLRRWQVIEQRMRELGHPAR; translated from the coding sequence GTGCGGTTTTTCTATGACTGCGAGTTCATCGAGGACGGTCACACCATCGATCTGGTGTCGATCGGTGTGGTCGACGAGACGGGTAGGGAGTTCTACGCAGTCTCCACCGAGTTCGCGGCGGAACGCGCCGGGCCGTGGGTGCGCCAGCACGTGTTACCGCAGCTGCCGTCCCCGGGATCCGGTGCCTGGCGTTCCCGGGCCACCATTCGTGACGAGCTCTACGGGTTTCTGACCGCCCACAGGTCCGACATCGAACTGTGGGCCTGGTACGCCGCCTACGATCACGTCGCGTTGGCGCAGTTGTGGGGGGCGATGCCGGCGCTGCCGCCGAAGATCCCCAAGTTCACCCGGGATCTGCGCCAGCAGTGGGAGGCCGTCGGAAAGCCCAGGCTTCCCTCGCCACCGGCCAACGCCCACGACGCACTGGCCGACGCCAAGCACAATCTGCGGCGCTGGCAGGTGATCGAACAGCGAATGCGGGAACTGGGCCATCCGGCTCGGTAG
- a CDS encoding 1-acyl-sn-glycerol-3-phosphate acyltransferase (product_source=KO:K00655; cog=COG0204; ko=KO:K00655; pfam=PF01553; smart=SM00563; superfamily=69593; tigrfam=TIGR00530): MKYVLLGPLMRLWCRPKIEGAHHVPESGGAILVSNHLAVADSFLMPLMLPRRVTFLAKREYFTGKGLTGALKRIFFSGVGQVPLDRSSGAAAQAALDTGIRLLREGQLLGLYPEGTRSPDGRLYKGKTGVARMALEADVPVIPVVTIGTEKVNPIGSKMWRPYSVRIRVGQPLDFSRYEGLAGDRFAERSITDEIMYSLMELSGQEYVDIYADRAKDDIAESGRVISKRERQAAKEAGKSEKRMPDSKAG, from the coding sequence ATGAAGTACGTTCTTCTGGGGCCCCTCATGAGGTTGTGGTGCCGTCCCAAAATCGAGGGCGCACACCATGTTCCGGAGTCCGGTGGGGCGATTCTGGTCAGCAATCACCTCGCGGTGGCCGACTCCTTCCTGATGCCGTTGATGCTGCCCCGCCGGGTGACCTTCCTCGCCAAACGCGAGTACTTCACCGGCAAGGGACTCACCGGCGCGTTGAAGCGAATCTTCTTCAGCGGCGTCGGACAGGTTCCGCTCGACCGCTCCAGTGGCGCGGCGGCCCAGGCCGCGTTGGACACCGGTATCCGCCTGCTGCGCGAGGGACAGTTGCTGGGGCTGTACCCGGAGGGCACACGTTCCCCGGACGGCCGCCTCTACAAGGGCAAGACCGGCGTGGCGCGCATGGCGTTGGAAGCCGATGTGCCCGTGATTCCGGTCGTGACCATCGGAACCGAGAAGGTCAATCCGATCGGCTCCAAGATGTGGCGCCCCTACAGCGTGCGGATCCGGGTCGGTCAGCCGCTCGACTTCTCCCGTTACGAGGGTCTGGCCGGTGACCGGTTCGCGGAGCGTTCCATCACTGACGAGATCATGTACTCGCTGATGGAACTTTCCGGGCAGGAGTACGTGGACATCTACGCCGACCGGGCCAAGGACGACATCGCCGAGAGTGGGCGCGTGATCAGCAAGCGCGAGCGGCAGGCGGCCAAGGAAGCCGGGAAGTCCGAGAAGCGGATGCCGGACTCGAAGGCCGGTTAG
- a CDS encoding hypothetical protein (product_source=Hypo-rule applied; transmembrane_helix_parts=Inside_1_99,TMhelix_100_119,Outside_120_123,TMhelix_124_143,Inside_144_163) has product MNTRHENADGPEDIDKAFAEIVAELERDSSLPQWPGESGTASPTTSGGTATTGDASTEPPSEADPDSGPRDWAPTEAEEDEGHYEPPEPPPLPKPGASTVGGVVLIVLGLLTLFVPFAASSLGPLTLPVGLIAISCGIGWLLLRLRQGSPEDEDSGWDDGAQV; this is encoded by the coding sequence ATGAACACGCGCCATGAGAACGCAGACGGCCCCGAAGACATCGACAAGGCTTTCGCGGAAATCGTGGCCGAGTTGGAGCGCGATTCCTCACTGCCGCAGTGGCCCGGCGAGTCCGGAACCGCCTCCCCGACGACTTCGGGGGGCACCGCGACCACGGGGGACGCGAGTACCGAACCACCGTCCGAAGCCGATCCGGACAGTGGTCCCCGCGACTGGGCTCCCACCGAGGCGGAGGAGGACGAGGGGCACTACGAGCCTCCGGAACCACCGCCGCTGCCCAAACCCGGAGCGAGCACCGTGGGTGGTGTCGTGCTCATCGTGCTGGGTCTGCTGACGCTGTTCGTGCCCTTCGCGGCGAGCTCGCTGGGGCCGCTGACGCTGCCGGTCGGACTGATCGCGATCAGCTGCGGCATCGGCTGGTTGCTGCTGCGGCTGCGGCAGGGCTCCCCGGAGGACGAGGACTCCGGCTGGGACGACGGGGCGCAGGTCTGA
- a CDS encoding hypothetical protein (product_source=Hypo-rule applied), translated as MHEEHTGSRTEGEHERLVEELRSLLPALAARAEELLLALSRVENPTRPVGGEFVTGDSAVGEPAAGDSAAGDSARGAVGCPFCTLAAVLREANAKRPAGGLYEWLLVLLTSLRQAFTAPGWETGATDAAHRDGTGEAAERPTDEPRVRPITVNRVRGDVLGGNSARGRNSAS; from the coding sequence TTGCACGAGGAACACACCGGTTCACGGACCGAGGGCGAGCACGAGCGGCTCGTCGAGGAGCTGCGTTCGTTGTTGCCCGCCCTCGCGGCGCGGGCGGAGGAGCTCCTGCTGGCGCTTTCCCGCGTTGAGAACCCCACCCGGCCGGTCGGTGGTGAGTTCGTCACGGGTGACTCCGCTGTCGGTGAGCCCGCGGCCGGGGACTCCGCGGCCGGGGACTCCGCGCGAGGGGCGGTGGGGTGTCCGTTCTGCACCCTCGCGGCGGTGCTGCGCGAGGCGAACGCGAAACGTCCGGCGGGTGGGCTGTACGAGTGGCTCCTCGTGCTGTTGACCTCGTTGCGTCAAGCGTTCACCGCCCCTGGCTGGGAAACCGGCGCGACCGACGCGGCGCACCGAGACGGAACGGGCGAGGCCGCCGAACGGCCGACGGACGAGCCGCGGGTTCGACCGATCACCGTCAACCGCGTGCGTGGCGACGTACTCGGCGGGAACTCCGCCCGTGGTCGGAACTCGGCGAGCTAG
- a CDS encoding arsenite-transporting ATPase (product_source=KO:K01551; cath_funfam=3.40.50.300; cog=COG0003; ko=KO:K01551; pfam=PF02374; smart=SM00382; superfamily=52540; tigrfam=TIGR00345) has translation MRILMFTGKGGVGKTTLAAATAARAAAHGREVLVISTDPAHSLADCLDAELDDTPRPLRLSDDSDSDPLRLHAAEIRTRGLLDRAWSELREHLHTVLAGAGVSEVDAAELTRLPAVEELLALTEVRRMATDGPWDTVVVDCGPTADTLRLLTMPEALSGYLERLFPTHRRVVRGMLAGMAGSDLTERWDAAAEALGGLAERLNSLAELLVSPATSVRLVATPESLVAAETRRILTSLALQQVHVDGVLANRVVPDPGSARGAAAAWLRTRAGQQREVLRELAQLGLPLHTVEHRATEPRGGDSLLRLGDEIYGETDPTSGAERAPVIELDGSGSDSEARYTLRIAMPLSRQAEFDLARIGDELAVTVDGHRRLITLPSVLRRCVAVEADAGDDGVTVTFRPDPAQWMR, from the coding sequence TTGCGAATTCTGATGTTCACCGGAAAAGGCGGGGTCGGCAAGACCACGCTCGCGGCGGCCACCGCCGCGCGTGCCGCCGCGCACGGACGCGAGGTTCTGGTGATCTCGACGGATCCCGCCCATTCGCTCGCCGACTGCCTGGACGCGGAACTCGACGACACACCTCGGCCACTGCGGCTGTCGGACGACTCCGACTCCGATCCGCTCCGGCTGCACGCCGCCGAGATACGAACTCGCGGACTGCTCGACCGAGCCTGGTCCGAGCTGCGGGAACATCTGCACACCGTGCTCGCCGGCGCGGGTGTTTCCGAAGTCGACGCCGCCGAACTCACCAGGCTGCCCGCGGTGGAGGAGCTGCTCGCGCTCACCGAGGTGCGGCGCATGGCCACCGACGGTCCGTGGGACACCGTCGTCGTGGACTGCGGCCCCACCGCGGACACCCTGCGCCTGTTGACCATGCCGGAAGCGCTGTCCGGGTATCTGGAGCGGTTGTTCCCCACCCACCGTCGGGTCGTGCGCGGCATGCTCGCGGGAATGGCGGGCAGTGATCTCACCGAGCGCTGGGACGCCGCCGCCGAGGCCCTCGGTGGACTCGCCGAGCGGTTGAACTCGCTGGCGGAACTGCTCGTTTCCCCGGCGACCAGTGTCCGGTTGGTCGCGACACCGGAGTCGTTGGTGGCGGCCGAGACCCGCCGTATCCTCACCTCGCTCGCACTGCAGCAGGTTCACGTCGACGGTGTGCTCGCCAACCGCGTGGTGCCGGATCCCGGCTCCGCCCGTGGCGCGGCGGCGGCGTGGCTGCGCACCCGCGCCGGGCAGCAACGTGAGGTGCTGCGTGAGCTGGCACAACTGGGGCTGCCGCTGCACACCGTCGAGCACCGCGCGACGGAGCCCCGCGGGGGCGACTCACTGCTGCGCCTGGGTGACGAGATCTACGGCGAAACCGACCCGACGTCGGGAGCCGAGCGCGCCCCGGTGATCGAGCTCGACGGGAGCGGAAGCGACTCGGAAGCTCGCTACACCCTGCGTATCGCCATGCCGCTGAGCAGACAGGCGGAGTTCGACCTCGCCCGGATCGGCGACGAACTGGCCGTGACCGTGGACGGACACCGACGGCTGATCACACTCCCCTCGGTGTTGCGGCGCTGCGTGGCGGTGGAGGCGGACGCGGGCGACGACGGTGTGACCGTGACCTTTCGGCCAGACCCGGCGCAATGGATGCGGTGA
- a CDS encoding ribosome-associated toxin RatA of RatAB toxin-antitoxin module (product_source=COG2867; cath_funfam=3.30.530.20; cog=COG2867; pfam=PF10604; superfamily=55961), which yields MVDQSTQSIVIEAPATEIMAVIADFGAYPEWAEAVKETEVLSRTDEGVAERVRFVLDAGVVKDTYKLAYQWSADGLSVSWDLVEGQVQKAQRGSYTLRPLEAARTEVTYSLAVDLSIPMIGMFKRKAEKMIMDTALKELKRRVESVE from the coding sequence ATGGTCGACCAGTCCACCCAGTCCATCGTGATCGAGGCCCCGGCCACTGAGATCATGGCCGTGATCGCCGACTTCGGCGCCTACCCCGAATGGGCGGAGGCGGTCAAGGAGACCGAGGTGCTCTCACGGACGGACGAGGGGGTCGCCGAGCGGGTTCGCTTCGTGCTGGACGCCGGTGTGGTCAAGGACACCTACAAGCTCGCCTACCAGTGGAGTGCCGACGGTCTGTCGGTGAGCTGGGACCTGGTCGAGGGGCAGGTCCAGAAGGCGCAACGCGGTAGTTACACGCTGCGGCCGCTGGAGGCGGCACGTACCGAGGTGACCTACAGTCTCGCGGTGGACCTGTCCATCCCCATGATCGGGATGTTCAAGCGCAAGGCGGAAAAAATGATCATGGATACGGCGCTGAAGGAACTCAAACGTCGGGTGGAGTCCGTCGAATAG
- a CDS encoding Icc-related predicted phosphoesterase (product_source=COG2129; cath_funfam=3.60.21.10; cog=COG2129; pfam=PF00149; superfamily=56300) yields MRVHVVSDVHGNVEDLKRAGEGADALIVLGDLIDFVDYLDHDKGILGAVFGREKVGHFAWLRRNNRGPEIGAYLRSLWESLSEPATVVRQAVREQYAELFAAMTAPTYATAGNVDDPTLWPEFTGDGVRAFDGESVEIGGLRFGFAGGALLPPGGTLRRDLPWVPNLRTEAEFDEVLDRMGPVDVLCTHVPPRIPELVYDVVARRPEHGSSGALRRIRHDRPRWSLFGHVHQPLATRTRVGPTECVNVGHFKQRGQPYVLRW; encoded by the coding sequence TTGCGGGTGCACGTGGTCTCGGATGTGCACGGGAACGTCGAGGACCTCAAACGGGCCGGAGAGGGTGCCGACGCGCTGATCGTACTCGGTGATCTGATCGACTTCGTGGACTATCTCGACCATGACAAGGGCATACTCGGTGCCGTGTTCGGGCGGGAGAAGGTCGGGCACTTCGCGTGGTTGCGTCGGAACAACCGGGGACCGGAGATCGGTGCTTATCTGCGTTCGTTGTGGGAGAGCCTTTCCGAGCCGGCCACCGTGGTGCGCCAAGCGGTCCGCGAGCAGTACGCCGAGCTGTTCGCCGCGATGACGGCTCCGACCTACGCCACGGCGGGAAACGTGGACGATCCGACCCTCTGGCCCGAGTTCACCGGGGACGGCGTCCGGGCGTTCGACGGCGAGAGCGTCGAGATCGGCGGGTTGCGGTTCGGATTCGCGGGCGGTGCCCTGCTGCCACCGGGCGGTACGCTGCGGCGCGATCTGCCGTGGGTGCCGAACCTGCGTACCGAGGCGGAGTTCGACGAGGTGCTGGACCGGATGGGTCCGGTCGACGTGCTCTGCACCCACGTGCCGCCGCGGATCCCCGAACTGGTTTACGACGTGGTGGCGCGCAGACCGGAGCACGGCTCCTCCGGTGCGTTGCGGCGGATCCGACACGACCGTCCCCGCTGGTCGCTGTTCGGTCACGTGCACCAGCCACTGGCCACTCGCACGCGTGTCGGGCCCACCGAGTGCGTCAACGTGGGGCACTTCAAGCAGCGGGGGCAGCCCTATGTGCTGCGGTGGTGA